In a single window of the Chondrocystis sp. NIES-4102 genome:
- a CDS encoding catalase domain-containing protein, which translates to MVDNNKTLTNGAGIPVASNTVSKTVGKYGPLLMEDFILLEKMAHFNRERIPERVVHAVGAGAHGTFTVTHDITKYTKAKLFSEVGKKTEVFGRFSTVAKSKGGSDIYRDIRGFSIKFYTEDGNWDMVGNSTPIFFVRDPMKFMDFIRSQKEHPKEFWRHDQMWWDFWSLVPESIHQVLWLMGDRGAPMGWRHVNGYGSHTFSLINEANERIWVKFHFLTDQGNKFFTEEQWRKIQAIEPRWATKDLYQALEDGNYPSWTMKIQVMTDEQAQEFPWNPFDLTKVWPHADFPLHEVGKLELNRNPENYFAEVEQAAFSPANVVPGISWSPDRMLQSRIMSYGDAHRYRLGVNYETIPINKPHATEANTAYADGLMRVDDNNGSQINYNPSHEPYPQPDKRAAHPPYHVSGMADRIELDEEDHYDQAKMFYNMLDAGEKERLYSNIAGSLGKCTPNVIDAQMKLFTNVSPELTQGVQKAMATSEPPKAEPQPATV; encoded by the coding sequence GTGGTAGACAATAACAAAACCTTGACTAATGGTGCGGGTATTCCCGTTGCTAGTAATACAGTATCGAAAACAGTCGGTAAATATGGGCCATTATTAATGGAGGATTTTATCCTTCTAGAAAAAATGGCACACTTCAACCGTGAGAGAATTCCTGAAAGAGTAGTCCATGCAGTAGGCGCAGGCGCGCATGGTACATTTACAGTAACTCATGATATTACTAAATATACCAAAGCTAAACTATTTAGCGAAGTTGGTAAAAAAACTGAAGTATTTGGTCGTTTTTCAACTGTAGCTAAATCTAAAGGTGGTTCAGATATTTATCGTGACATTAGAGGTTTCTCGATTAAATTCTACACTGAAGACGGTAACTGGGATATGGTGGGTAATAGCACACCAATCTTTTTTGTCCGCGATCCGATGAAGTTTATGGACTTTATCCGTTCACAAAAAGAACACCCCAAAGAATTTTGGCGACATGATCAAATGTGGTGGGATTTTTGGTCTTTAGTTCCAGAAAGTATTCACCAAGTATTATGGTTAATGGGCGATCGCGGTGCGCCTATGGGTTGGCGACACGTTAATGGTTATGGTAGCCATACATTTAGCTTAATTAATGAAGCTAACGAACGTATTTGGGTTAAATTCCACTTCCTTACTGATCAAGGTAATAAATTCTTTACTGAGGAACAGTGGCGTAAAATACAAGCGATCGAACCTCGCTGGGCTACTAAGGATTTATACCAAGCGCTCGAAGATGGTAATTATCCTTCTTGGACAATGAAAATCCAAGTGATGACCGACGAACAAGCCCAAGAATTTCCTTGGAATCCTTTCGATTTAACTAAGGTATGGCCTCACGCTGATTTCCCCTTACATGAAGTTGGTAAACTAGAATTAAATCGTAACCCTGAAAATTATTTCGCTGAAGTAGAACAAGCAGCATTCTCCCCTGCTAACGTTGTACCTGGTATTTCTTGGTCACCAGATCGAATGTTACAGTCTAGAATTATGTCCTATGGTGATGCTCATCGCTATCGTTTAGGTGTTAACTACGAAACTATCCCAATCAACAAACCTCACGCTACTGAAGCTAATACAGCCTATGCGGATGGTTTGATGCGTGTTGATGATAATAATGGTTCGCAGATTAACTATAATCCTTCTCACGAACCCTATCCTCAGCCAGACAAACGCGCAGCACATCCACCATATCATGTATCTGGTATGGCAGATCGCATTGAGCTTGACGAAGAAGATCATTATGATCAAGCAAAAATGTTCTACAATATGCTCGATGCAGGGGAAAAAGAACGCTTGTATAGCAACATTGCTGGTAGTTTAGGTAAATGTACTCCAAATGTGATCGATGCTCAGATGAAGTTATTTACTAACGTCTCACCAGAATTAACTCAAGGCGTGCAAAAAGCGATGGCGACTAGTGAACCGCCAAAAGCAGAACCTCAACCTGCAACGGTATAA
- a CDS encoding ATPase, E1-E2 type, which translates to MIAEENIQSLQWHDRSVQQLTAQLNTNLTDGLTSTEVTQRRKYFGTNEIKSKPGKNPIIKFLEQFNQPLLYILLIAGTVKAFLGEWVNAWVIWGVTLINAIIGFVQEAKAESAISALASAVKTETTVRRDGRKVRIDSTQLVPGDLVLLASGDKVPADLRLIEVKSLQINESALTGESIAVEKKTQSLEADTPLAERNNMAYAGSYVTFGQGQGIVVAIALATETGRISQLMENKTNLKTPLTRKFDKFSRNLLYIILGIAAFTFAIGISYGNSWITMFEAVVALTVSAIPEGLPAVVTVTLAIGVGRMARRHAIIRKLPAVETLGSATVICSDKTGTLTENQMTVQAIYAGNEHYTVSGTGYDPEGEITIVGGEDTAKKSSRLSTQHLKNKIVLLECLQAGLLCNDSQLEVKQGEWVVMGDPTEGALITAANKVGFTQTDLQQIMPRLDVIPFESEYQYMATLHRQEFSSIAVDNSRDISQRKIYAKGSVEAILERCQQMLDVEGNTQPLQKEIIFREAENMASQGLRVLAFAKKVVPETQSTINHQDLATELIFLGLQGAIDPPRQEAIKAVKACKSAGIEVKMITGDHVVTASAIASNMGLQTQAEVLAFTGRELTQMNEFELTNAVTSGVVFARVAPEQKLRLVEALQATGKVVAMTGDGVNDAPALKQADIGIAMGKAGTEVAKEAADMILTDDNFASIEAAVEEGRTVYRNLLKAIAFILPVNGGESMTIVISVLLARVLPILSLQVLWLNMINSIAMTVPLAFEPRSAQTMAYPPRPANEPLLNRPLLLRILIISLFNWILIFGVFEWINITTGNTDLARTMAIQALVAGRIFYLLSISQLGSSFLPGINRRGQKFTDAPAIILGILGTIVLQLIFSQWSLMNTIFSTTPLDLTQGLICLVVSLPMIPIAALVKRIDPIN; encoded by the coding sequence ATGATAGCCGAAGAAAACATACAATCTCTACAATGGCACGATCGCTCTGTGCAACAGCTTACTGCACAATTAAATACTAATTTAACAGATGGTTTAACTTCAACAGAGGTCACACAACGACGTAAATATTTTGGTACTAATGAAATTAAAAGTAAACCAGGTAAAAATCCAATAATTAAGTTTCTCGAGCAATTTAATCAGCCATTGCTGTATATTTTGCTAATTGCGGGTACTGTTAAAGCTTTTTTAGGTGAATGGGTAAATGCTTGGGTAATCTGGGGTGTAACCTTAATTAACGCTATTATTGGTTTTGTGCAAGAAGCCAAGGCGGAAAGTGCCATCTCTGCATTAGCCTCGGCGGTTAAAACCGAAACTACGGTTCGTCGTGATGGTAGGAAAGTAAGAATTGATTCAACTCAACTAGTTCCAGGTGACTTAGTTTTGCTTGCTTCTGGGGATAAAGTACCAGCAGATTTACGTTTAATTGAAGTAAAAAGCTTACAAATCAATGAGTCGGCGTTAACTGGAGAATCAATTGCAGTTGAGAAAAAGACGCAATCTTTAGAAGCCGATACACCTTTAGCAGAACGTAATAATATGGCTTATGCAGGTAGCTATGTAACCTTTGGACAGGGACAAGGAATTGTAGTTGCGATCGCACTAGCAACAGAAACGGGGCGAATTTCGCAATTAATGGAGAATAAAACCAATCTTAAAACCCCCTTAACCCGTAAATTTGACAAGTTCAGTCGCAATCTACTATACATTATTTTAGGCATAGCTGCTTTTACTTTTGCTATTGGCATAAGCTACGGTAATAGCTGGATTACCATGTTTGAAGCGGTAGTTGCTCTTACAGTTAGTGCAATTCCTGAAGGTTTACCTGCGGTGGTGACGGTAACACTAGCGATAGGTGTAGGGCGAATGGCGCGTCGTCATGCCATTATTCGTAAATTACCTGCGGTAGAAACATTGGGTAGTGCCACAGTAATCTGTTCTGATAAAACTGGCACGCTTACAGAAAATCAAATGACAGTTCAAGCTATTTATGCAGGGAATGAACATTACACTGTTAGTGGTACAGGTTATGATCCTGAAGGGGAAATCACAATTGTAGGCGGTGAAGACACAGCGAAAAAAAGCTCTCGCTTAAGTACCCAACATCTTAAAAATAAAATTGTTCTCCTCGAATGTCTCCAAGCAGGATTGTTATGTAACGACTCTCAATTAGAAGTAAAACAGGGAGAATGGGTTGTTATGGGTGATCCGACAGAAGGAGCATTAATTACTGCTGCTAATAAGGTAGGATTTACACAAACTGACTTACAGCAAATAATGCCCAGACTCGATGTAATTCCTTTTGAGTCGGAATATCAGTATATGGCGACTTTGCACAGACAAGAATTCTCCAGCATCGCAGTAGATAATAGTAGGGATATTTCCCAAAGAAAAATCTACGCAAAAGGTTCAGTAGAAGCAATTTTAGAGCGTTGTCAACAAATGCTAGACGTAGAAGGCAATACTCAACCTCTTCAAAAAGAAATAATTTTCCGAGAAGCTGAAAATATGGCATCCCAAGGACTAAGAGTTTTAGCCTTTGCCAAAAAAGTCGTACCAGAAACCCAAAGTACAATTAATCATCAAGATCTGGCAACAGAATTAATTTTTTTAGGGTTGCAAGGAGCGATCGATCCTCCCAGACAAGAGGCGATCAAAGCGGTAAAAGCCTGTAAATCCGCAGGGATTGAGGTCAAAATGATTACAGGCGATCATGTAGTAACCGCAAGCGCGATCGCGTCAAATATGGGATTACAGACACAGGCAGAAGTTTTAGCATTTACAGGGCGAGAACTGACTCAAATGAATGAATTTGAACTGACTAATGCTGTTACCAGTGGAGTTGTATTTGCGCGTGTAGCTCCAGAACAAAAATTGCGCCTAGTTGAAGCCCTGCAAGCAACAGGAAAAGTAGTAGCTATGACAGGGGACGGTGTTAACGATGCACCCGCCCTTAAACAAGCAGATATTGGCATTGCTATGGGTAAAGCAGGGACAGAAGTTGCTAAGGAAGCAGCAGATATGATTCTCACCGACGATAATTTCGCCTCAATAGAAGCTGCTGTTGAAGAAGGACGAACCGTTTATCGCAATTTACTTAAAGCGATCGCTTTTATCTTACCTGTTAATGGTGGGGAATCGATGACCATTGTCATCAGTGTTCTTTTAGCAAGAGTTTTACCTATTTTATCTTTACAAGTCCTCTGGCTAAATATGATTAATTCTATTGCGATGACTGTCCCCTTAGCTTTTGAGCCTAGATCGGCACAAACAATGGCTTACCCTCCTCGCCCTGCTAACGAACCTTTACTTAATCGTCCATTATTACTACGTATTTTAATTATTTCCCTATTTAACTGGATTTTAATTTTTGGTGTCTTTGAATGGATTAATATTACGACAGGTAATACCGATTTGGCACGCACTATGGCAATTCAGGCTTTAGTAGCAGGCAGAATTTTTTATCTTCTAAGTATTAGTCAATTAGGATCTAGTTTCTTACCAGGAATTAATCGTAGAGGGCAAAAATTTACTGATGCTCCTGCTATTATTTTGGGCATCCTTGGCACAATAGTATTGCAATTAATCTTTAGTCAGTGGAGTTTAATGAATACTATTTTTTCTACTACGCCACTTGATTTGACTCAAGGTTTAATTTGTCTTGTAGTTAGTTTACCGATGATTCCTATAGCAGCACTGGTTAAGCGGATCGATCCTATTAATTAG
- a CDS encoding two component transcriptional regulator, winged helix family protein — MKILLVEDDIEQLEPMQAILSELGYLVDGVQDGKTAQWLILNKEYDLLILDWMLPQISGLDLCRQYRQAGKTSPVLMLTGKDTLNDKVIGLDAGADDYLVKPANMVELLARVRALSRRSPLWQGDILVVGDLKLHLNTLTVERNAATVELSAREFQLLEYFLRHPHQILTRNQIEEYIYPWGNEPESNAVSSAVRRIRQRLKLIEADKLIETVYGMGYRLNSSWH, encoded by the coding sequence ATGAAAATTCTTCTAGTAGAAGATGACATCGAACAATTAGAACCAATGCAAGCAATTTTGTCTGAATTAGGGTATTTAGTAGATGGAGTTCAAGACGGCAAAACTGCACAATGGTTAATTTTAAATAAGGAATATGATCTACTCATTTTAGATTGGATGTTACCACAAATTAGTGGTTTAGATTTATGTCGTCAGTATCGACAAGCTGGTAAAACCTCCCCAGTGTTAATGTTAACTGGAAAAGATACACTTAATGATAAGGTGATAGGCTTAGATGCAGGTGCTGATGACTACTTAGTTAAACCTGCTAATATGGTGGAACTACTTGCTAGAGTTAGAGCTTTATCCAGGCGATCGCCTTTGTGGCAAGGAGATATTTTAGTAGTTGGGGATTTAAAATTACATTTAAACACCTTAACCGTAGAACGAAACGCAGCCACAGTCGAACTATCAGCCCGTGAATTCCAATTATTAGAGTATTTTTTACGTCATCCTCATCAAATTTTAACCCGTAATCAAATTGAGGAATATATCTATCCCTGGGGTAATGAACCAGAAAGTAATGCTGTAAGTTCAGCCGTGCGTAGAATTAGACAGCGTTTAAAATTAATTGAGGCAGATAAATTGATTGAAACGGTATACGGTATGGGTTATCGACTCAATTCTTCTTGGCATTAG
- a CDS encoding periplasmic sensor signal transduction histidine kinase has product MFNRSRSKLTRWFTFSMGGILIIFAAILYYVETLEEVEKLDRLLYRKTRVMATNVKYELITKTVNLENVPLLGNNTRIFDTEITYARWYNSQKQLKQFFGSPGTELLTVNHDLETIKSSLPWIRQITLPVYEKQVPIGYLQVGIPLTSTQQNLAELRLVLAITVPISLGFIGYTGWILAGIAMQPIHQAYNKLQRFTADASHELRAPLAAILTNAQVGLITPVKDGSGQLLRLEKITQLVESISILVSNLLLLDRYEGKLNPQSLQKLDLTYLLQQIADDYEFLAQEQGLEIIYDFPSQSLPIVAEPSLLTQAITNLLNNALKYTATGGRIKLFLARKSQQAIIKIADNGIGIPDADLPHIFERFYRVNSDRSRDSGSFGLGLAIVQQIIEAHGGEITVASELGVGTIFTIKLPV; this is encoded by the coding sequence ATGTTTAATAGGAGTCGTAGTAAACTAACCCGTTGGTTTACTTTTTCAATGGGTGGTATTTTAATAATTTTTGCTGCAATACTCTACTATGTTGAGACGTTAGAGGAGGTAGAAAAACTAGATCGCCTACTCTATCGTAAGACAAGAGTTATGGCAACTAATGTTAAGTATGAACTAATAACTAAGACTGTAAATTTAGAAAATGTGCCATTATTGGGTAATAATACGCGAATATTTGACACTGAAATTACTTATGCTCGTTGGTACAATTCCCAAAAGCAGTTAAAGCAATTTTTTGGTAGCCCTGGTACAGAATTACTAACTGTTAATCACGATTTAGAAACAATTAAAAGTAGTCTACCGTGGATTAGACAAATTACTTTACCCGTTTACGAAAAACAAGTACCTATTGGGTATCTTCAAGTTGGTATTCCTTTAACCTCTACTCAACAAAACCTAGCTGAATTACGCTTAGTCTTAGCTATAACCGTGCCTATTTCTTTAGGATTTATTGGGTATACTGGTTGGATATTGGCAGGAATTGCCATGCAACCTATTCACCAAGCTTATAATAAACTTCAACGTTTTACTGCCGATGCTTCCCATGAATTACGCGCACCTTTAGCTGCAATTTTAACTAATGCTCAAGTAGGATTAATAACCCCAGTCAAGGATGGATCTGGGCAACTTTTGCGCTTAGAAAAAATCACCCAGTTAGTCGAGTCTATCAGTATTTTAGTAAGTAATTTATTGCTTTTAGATCGTTATGAAGGAAAACTTAATCCCCAGTCGCTACAAAAGTTAGATTTAACCTATCTACTCCAACAAATCGCTGATGACTATGAATTTTTGGCTCAAGAACAAGGTTTAGAGATTATTTATGATTTCCCTAGTCAATCATTGCCAATAGTAGCAGAACCTAGTTTATTAACTCAGGCAATCACCAATTTACTAAATAATGCTCTAAAATACACTGCTACTGGTGGCAGAATAAAATTATTTCTGGCAAGAAAATCCCAGCAAGCAATAATTAAAATTGCAGACAATGGTATCGGTATTCCCGACGCAGATTTACCACATATTTTTGAGCGATTTTATCGAGTAAATAGCGATCGCTCGCGTGATAGTGGTAGTTTTGGATTAGGGCTGGCGATCGTTCAACAAATTATTGAGGCTCATGGTGGTGAGATCACAGTAGCCTCTGAATTAGGAGTAGGAACTATATTTACAATTAAATTGCCAGTCTAA
- a CDS encoding folate/biopterin transporter, with product MIADSPEVKGFNKFLQDKILFGNQPTPELFAILTVYFVQGILGLARLAVSFFLKDDLGLTPAEVAALTGISSIPWIIKPLFGFMSDGLPIFGYRRRPYLILSGILGSLSWLALSTLVNSALTATLVILLTSLAVAISDVIVDSLIVERAREESIAQAGSLQSLSWGFSSLGGLITAYFSGYLLQHLSSSQVFQITATFPLIVSFVAWLIAEEKINSDDSQAEVSPVKEQIIQLWGAIKQKSVWLPIAFLFCWQATPTADSAFFFFSTNELGFEPEFLGRIRLVTSFASLTGIFLFQRYLKTVPFRKILGWSTVIAAVLGMTTLLLVTHTNRALGIDDHWFSLGDSLILSVVGQITWMPVLVLSARLCPPGVEATLFALLMSIWNLSGLLSHEFGAVLTSWLGVTESNFDRLWLLVIITNLSTLLPLPFLGWLPSGDPQSDSESHPELPPVEAPVHNVGGLVESQITPELIPEFIINAIGKRKQDSESK from the coding sequence ATGATCGCCGACTCCCCAGAAGTAAAAGGGTTTAATAAGTTCCTGCAAGACAAGATTCTCTTTGGTAATCAACCAACCCCAGAATTATTTGCTATTTTAACTGTTTATTTTGTACAGGGAATCTTGGGGCTAGCTCGTTTAGCAGTCAGTTTTTTCCTCAAGGATGATTTAGGATTAACCCCTGCTGAAGTTGCAGCCTTGACTGGAATTTCTTCTATACCTTGGATTATTAAACCTTTATTTGGTTTTATGTCTGATGGGTTACCAATTTTTGGTTATCGTCGTCGCCCTTATTTAATTCTTTCGGGAATTTTAGGTAGTTTATCATGGTTGGCTTTATCTACTTTAGTCAACAGTGCCTTAACAGCTACCCTAGTAATTCTTTTAACTTCCCTCGCTGTGGCAATTAGTGATGTTATTGTCGATTCTTTAATTGTTGAACGAGCCAGAGAAGAATCCATAGCTCAAGCAGGTTCACTACAATCATTATCCTGGGGCTTTTCTTCTTTAGGTGGTTTAATCACAGCCTATTTTAGTGGTTATCTTCTACAGCATTTGAGTAGTAGTCAAGTATTTCAAATCACCGCTACCTTTCCTTTGATCGTTTCTTTCGTAGCTTGGTTAATTGCCGAAGAAAAAATTAACTCCGACGACTCCCAAGCAGAAGTATCCCCAGTAAAAGAACAAATCATCCAATTATGGGGTGCAATCAAACAAAAATCAGTCTGGTTGCCTATTGCCTTTCTATTTTGTTGGCAAGCTACCCCTACTGCTGATTCTGCTTTCTTCTTCTTTAGTACTAATGAATTGGGGTTTGAGCCTGAATTTCTAGGTAGAATTAGGTTAGTTACTAGTTTTGCCTCTTTAACTGGGATCTTCCTCTTTCAACGCTATTTAAAAACCGTACCGTTTCGGAAAATTTTAGGTTGGAGTACGGTAATTGCAGCCGTGTTAGGAATGACAACTTTACTTCTAGTTACCCATACCAACCGCGCTTTAGGTATCGATGATCATTGGTTTAGTTTGGGAGATAGTTTGATTTTAAGTGTTGTCGGGCAAATTACCTGGATGCCAGTGCTAGTACTATCAGCCCGTTTATGCCCCCCTGGAGTCGAAGCCACTTTATTTGCTCTTTTGATGTCTATTTGGAATTTATCGGGGTTGCTATCCCATGAATTTGGGGCTGTGCTTACTAGTTGGCTAGGTGTTACCGAAAGTAATTTTGATAGACTTTGGTTGTTGGTGATTATTACTAACTTATCAACATTACTACCTTTACCATTTTTAGGCTGGTTACCATCGGGAGATCCTCAAAGTGATTCAGAATCTCATCCAGAATTACCCCCCGTAGAAGCCCCAGTTCATAACGTTGGAGGCTTGGTTGAGTCGCAAATTACCCCAGAACTCATACCAGAATTCATTATTAATGCTATTGGCAAGAGAAAGCAAGATTCTGAGTCTAAATAG
- a CDS encoding lactoylglutathione lyase produces the protein MRMLHTMLRVGDLEKSLAFYCDILGMQLLRRKDYPGGEFTLAFVGYGEEKDNTVIELTYNWGVEKYNLGDGYGHIALGVDDIYGTCDRIKAQGGKVTREPGAMKHGTTVIAFIEDPDGYKIELIQLGIQGSAPKEAVATA, from the coding sequence ATGCGTATGCTACACACAATGTTACGAGTAGGTGATTTAGAAAAGTCCCTTGCTTTCTATTGCGATATTTTAGGTATGCAGCTTTTAAGACGTAAAGATTACCCTGGGGGAGAATTTACCCTAGCTTTTGTTGGCTATGGTGAGGAAAAGGATAATACAGTAATTGAACTTACCTATAACTGGGGCGTAGAGAAATACAACCTAGGAGATGGGTACGGACATATAGCCCTAGGTGTTGATGATATTTATGGTACTTGCGATCGCATTAAAGCTCAAGGGGGCAAAGTAACTAGAGAACCAGGGGCAATGAAACATGGTACTACAGTGATTGCTTTTATTGAAGATCCTGACGGTTATAAAATTGAATTGATTCAATTGGGTATTCAGGGTTCAGCCCCAAAAGAGGCAGTTGCTACGGCGTAA